ATCCTTCTGCTTCACTGATCGGGGATTCGGTATATATGTATGGCGTAACGAGAGACAGAAGCAATATTTTCCGGATCAAATACGATGGAACTGATTTCGAAAACCTGCATTTTGTTTCAGGTATAGAAGGAAATACCACCTGCGGATCACTTTATTCGGATGGCGTGTATCTATATGGAACAGCCCAGTTCGGCGGACCCAATGGAGGTGGAACCGTGTTTAAGCTCCTGAAAGACGGAAGCAATTTTTCGGTGGTTTATAGTTTAGGTGCCACAATGAATGACGGCGAAGAACCAACCGGTTCTGTAATCAGTGACGGCATTTATCTCTATGGGATGACAGGAGGCTACGCAGGTATTTCGTACGGTACAATTTTTAAAGTAAAGAAAGACGGAACGGATTTTAGTGTGTTGCACACGTTTGCAAGCATCCCTTCAGATGGAAAAGCACCGCAAGGATCTTTGGTTAGCGACGGAACTTATCTATACGGAATGACACGCTATGGAGGAATCAATTCCAATGGAGTCATTTTCCGGATCAAACCGGATGGCAGTGATTATACGCTGATCAAAATGCTGACAACTGCGACAGGAGCACAGCCGTGGGGCGATTTGATATATGACGGAACCTGGCTGTACGGAATGACAGGGAATTACGGTCCGGGCGGTTACGGAACGGTTTTCAAAGTGAAACCGGACGGAACGGATTACGACGTACTCAAATCATTTACTTCCGGGAACGGCCCGAACGGGTCGGAGGCACACGGATCATTAATCCTGGAAGGAACGACTTTGTATGGAATGACGCGCCACGGCGGGCATAATTACGCCATGGGGAATGTATTCAGCATACAAACGGATGGAACGGGCTACCAGGATATGTACAATTTCAGTGACGAGGAAGGGAGAAATCCGCTTGGA
The window above is part of the Fluviicola sp. genome. Proteins encoded here:
- a CDS encoding T9SS type A sorting domain-containing protein — encoded protein: MKTGFKTALWMVSLCFTSQLDAQYTKLHEFDYTTGSHPSASLIGDSVYMYGVTRDRSNIFRIKYDGTDFENLHFVSGIEGNTTCGSLYSDGVYLYGTAQFGGPNGGGTVFKLLKDGSNFSVVYSLGATMNDGEEPTGSVISDGIYLYGMTGGYAGISYGTIFKVKKDGTDFSVLHTFASIPSDGKAPQGSLVSDGTYLYGMTRYGGINSNGVIFRIKPDGSDYTLIKMLTTATGAQPWGDLIYDGTWLYGMTGNYGPGGYGTVFKVKPDGTDYDVLKSFTSGNGPNGSEAHGSLILEGTTLYGMTRHGGHNYAMGNVFSIQTDGTGYQDMYNFSDEEGRNPLGSLLLKDSSLYGMTYLGGAYTYGVIFKLDKSAKVTLGMSEWEKEVSLSVSPNPVSDVLHVDTEIEGENAEYALTNTLGEVISTGVLNTDHQIVVSDLQQGIYFLEINGRLVRFVRN